A window of the Henckelia pumila isolate YLH828 chromosome 3, ASM3356847v2, whole genome shotgun sequence genome harbors these coding sequences:
- the LOC140892228 gene encoding aldehyde oxidase GLOX has protein sequence MTSTKLLLLLLVFFTVTRAADLPGQWELLVADAGISSMHTAVTRFNTVVLLDRTHIGPSRAPLPQNLCRVIPGNPTRKDCTAHSVLLDLNTLTLRPLTILTDTWCSSGQFLPDGTLLHTGGDLDGFKKIRKFVPCESGALCDWEEMQDAELYQGRWYATNQILPDGSVIIVGGRTANSVEYFPPRKQIGAVKFPFLGEVEDNQMDNLYPYVHLLPTGELFVFANNKAVLFDYTTHRVTRNYPVLEGGPRNYPSAGSSVMLALAGDYSSATVVVCGGAEYGAYLQRLTDSPALGSCGRIEATGSDPEWETENMPFGRIMGDMVTLPTGEVMIINGAQAGTQGFELASEPCLHPLLYRPDQPTGLRFMTLNPASVPRMYHSTANLLPDGRILLAGSNPHRFYKFGTEFPFPTELRIEAFSPEYLSPDKENIRPVLVEVPERIEYGEVFEVVAAVELPVVGMMEINFASAPFATHSFSQGQRLVKLSVETPAVEGGGMYRIKCVAPPNGRVAPPGYYMAFAVYLGVPSVAKWVQLLS, from the coding sequence ATGACTTCCACGAAGCTTCTTCTCCTTCTCCTGGTTTTCTTCACCGTCACACGCGCCGCCGATCTTCCAGGACAGTGGGAACTCCTGGTGGCTGACGCCGGCATCTCCTCCATGCACACCGCCGTCACCCGTTTCAACACCGTCGTCCTCCTCGACCGTACCCACATTGGCCCATCACGGGCACCCCTGCCCCAAAACCTCTGCCGGGTCATCCCGGGTAACCCGACCCGAAAAGACTGCACCGCACACTCTGTTCTCTTGGATTTGAACACCCTCACGCTCCGACCTCTGACGATTCTCACCGACACGTGGTGCTCCTCCGGCCAGTTTTTACCAGACGGGACCCTCCTCCACACAGGCGGTGACTTGGACGGATTCAAGAAAATCAGGAAGTTCGTTCCCTGTGAATCGGGGGCACTCTGTGATTGGGAAGAAATGCAGGATGCTGAACTTTACCAGGGGAGGTGGTACGCCACCAATCAGATTTTACCCGATGGTTCTGTAATCATCGTCGGTGGAAGAACTGCGAACAGCGTGGAGTATTTCCCACCTAGAAAACAAATCGGTGCCGTGAAATTTCCGTTCTTGGGTGAGGTGGAGGATAATCAAATGGATAATCTTTATCCCTACGTTCATTTACTCCCCACCGGAGAACTTTTCGTTTTCGCGAACAATAAAGCTGTGTTGTTTGATTACACGACACACAGGGTGACGAGAAATTATCCAGTACTAGAGGGTGGTCCGAGAAATTATCCCTCGGCGGGATCTTCGGTGATGCTTGCGTTGGCTGGAGATTATTCCTCTGCCACGGTTGTTGTATGCGGCGGAGCAGAGTACGGTGCATACCTGCAGAGGTTAACGGATAGTCCGGCGCTGGGTAGTTGCGGGCGGATCGAGGCAACCGGGTCCGACCCGGAATGGGAAACGGAGAACATGCCGTTTGGGAGAATCATGGGGGATATGGTGACTTTGCCGACTGGTGAAGTCATGATCATTAATGGAGCTCAAGCTGGGACCCAAGGTTTTGAGCTAGCTTCTGAACCGTGTTTGCATCCTCTTCTGTACAGACCGGATCAGCCGACCGGGCTTCGGTTCATGACTTTGAACCCGGCTTCTGTCCCGAGGATGTATCACTCGACGGCGAACTTGTTGCCGGACGGGAGGATTCTACTCGCCGGAAGTAATCCGCATCGTTTCTACAAGTTTGGTACGGAGTTCCCGTTCCCGACGGAGCTGAGGATTGAAGCGTTCTCGCCGGAGTATTTGTCTCCGGATAAGGAGAATATCCGGCCGGTTTTGGTCGAGGTACCGGAGAGGATTGAGTACGGGGAGGTTTTTGAGGTGGTGGCGGCGGTGGAGCTGCCGGTGGTGGGGATGATGGAGATTAATTTCGCCAGTGCACCGTTTGCGACCCACTCATTCTCCCAAGGGCAGAGATTGGTGAAGCTGTCGGTGGAAACTCCGGCGGTTGAAGGCGGTGGTATGTACAGGATAAAGTGTGTAGCTCCGCCGAACGGGAGGGTGGCGCCGCCGGGGTATTATATGGCGTTTGCTGTCTATCTCGGTGTACCTAGCGTGGCAAAGTGGGTGCAATTGCTCTCTTAG